The Oscarella lobularis chromosome 12, ooOscLobu1.1, whole genome shotgun sequence genome window below encodes:
- the LOC136194267 gene encoding unconventional myosin-Ia-like isoform X1 codes for MSDEKESGPGSGQYSHLLDEIVGVGDAVLLSTLTEDAFVANLKKRYEAKEIYTYIGNVVVSVNPYKKLKLYSPELMNEYRSRNLFELPPHIYAVADDAYRSMRDHNRDQCIIISGESGAGKTEASKIIMQYVAVVSEKGKDVDQVKKQLLQSNPVLEAFGNAKTNRNDNSSRFGKYMDLEFDFQGNPVGGVITNYLLEKSRVVRQAKGERNFHIFYLLLSCDNEKLLNDLNLVPEPTSYNFLKNDSPPSVNDDDKKEFQLTLNAMNVVGFSDDDVCVVFQLIASILHLGNVAFESVSRPNGIEGCKLAKSTTTNSFSDACALLRADKNRLQKSFTLKKVETRWETVEKSLTKAEAAYVRDALCKAIYDRLFNWLVQRINSSIKIKGKTKKKIIGVLDIYGFEVFDTNSFEQFIINYCNEKLQQVFIELTLRCEQDEYVREGIEWEHVDYFDNSVICDLVDNPKTGVLTLLDDDCLRPGNPTDLAFLRKLNQKCISHAHYESRASRNLLGQHSLGQDCFRLLHYAGKVTYSVNGFLDKNKDFLYRDLSQAMYSCDHPLLKTLFPEGTKKHINYIIQANDDDDDDAPTAFEPSNRIDPALPCDPEHPSLKRPPTAGFQFKASVGELMKNLMAKNPNYIRCIKPNERKQALVFDESLILHQVRYLGLMENVKVRRAGFAYRHQYDQMLMRYKMLGGPKTWPKWVGHPKEGVRHLLKTLGVKKGEYAFGRTKIFIRNPATLFDLEDRRRAKMHDLATLIQKVFKGWLQWRQYQEMRYAATVIASVWKGYQDRTRYNSLRNASIVMQSVWRGWLARREYRAIIFEIRASWAVGIIAKFYYGWKVRKEYRKKFRAIAGPKVIRYLRKYIRYRFLTRLADNLPSKAPFDRKWPPCNPYFQEASSSLREIHHRWRCKLYRERFKTNPALKLVYVEKLQASQTFNGKKASYAESVSQPFRGDYVGLKNDRAWNELAASLNETRVVWADLVMKVNRTNGKTVQRILVITTQSFFVLDARSLRLFYRVSLAHLARVSVSQLADDFFVFHVTKEEAAKKGDYIFQNHHVVEIVTKTRRAVLALSKRNLAVQIANKFEANLGNSPVLVQFSPGGSEPLPAPVCKRRGQQLDILV; via the exons AtgagcgacgaaaaggaatCGGGACCCGGATCGGGTCAATATAGCCACTtgctcgacgaaatcgtcggcgtcggcgacgccgttctcCTTTCGACGCTCACCGAagacgcgttcgtcgcgaatttgaaaaagcgCTACGAAGCGAAGGAAATCTAC ACGTACATAGGaaatgtcgtcgtttcggtgaATCCGTACAAGAAATTGAAACTCTATTCGCCCGAGCTGATGAACGAGTATCGGAGTCGAAATCTATTCGAACTTCCGCCTCACAT CTACGCTGTGGCTGATGACGCCTATCGATCCATGAGAGATCACAATCGCGATCAGTGCATTATTATATCCGGGGAAAGTGGCGCTGGAAAAACCG AGGCGTCTAAGATTATAATGCAATATGTTGCTGTTGTGTCCGAGAAGGGAAAGGACGTTGATCAGGTGAAGAAACAGTTGCTTCAATCGAATCCCGTATTGGAGG cgTTTGGAAATGCGAAGACGAATCGAAACGAcaattcgtcgcgtttt GGGAAATACATGGACTTGGAGTTCGATTTTCAAGGAAATCCCGTAGGCGGAGTCATTACAAATT atttgctTGAAAAG tCGCGAGTCGTCCGTCAAGCCAAAGGAGAGCGAAATTTTCACATATTCTATCTTCTCCTCTCCTGTGACAATGAGAAATTACTAA ATGACCTGAACTTAGTCCCAGAGCCAACATCGTATAACTTCCTAAAGAACGATTCCCCACCAAGCGTCAATGATGACGATAAGAAAGAATTTCAACTGACACTA aATGCGATGAACGTTGTCGGTTttagtgacgacgacgtttgcgtcgtttttcagcTGATTGCGAGCATTCTTCACCTTGgcaacgtcgccttcgagTCCGTTTCTCGTCCGAACGGAATCGAAGGCTGCAAACtcgcaaaatcgacgacaacgaattCGTTTTCCGACGCGTGCGCGCTTCTTCGAGCCGACAAGAATCGACTCCAGAAGTCGTTCACGttgaaaaaagtcgaaacGCGATGGGAAACcgtcgaaaaatcgctcACAAAAGCCGAG gctgCCTATGTTCGAGACGCTCTTTGCAAGGCGATTTACGATAGGCTTTTTAATTGGCTCGTGCAGAGAATTAATAGTAGTATTAAG ATTAAgggaaaaacgaagaagaaaattataGGCGTTTTGGACATTTACGGATTTGAAGTTTTTGAT ACTAACAGCTTCGAGCAATTTAtcattaattattgcaaCGAAAAATTGCAGCAGGTTTTCATCGAATTGACGCTTCGATGCGAGCAGGACGAATACGTTCGCGAG ggAATCGAATGGGAGCACGTGGACTATTTCGACAACTCAGTCATCTgcgatctcgtcgacaac CCTAAAACCGGCGTTCTGACTCTTCTCGATGACGACTGCCTTCGACCGGGAAat CCTACTGATTTGGCTTTCTTGAGAAAATTGAATCAGAAGTGCATCTCCCACGCTCACTACGAAAGTCGAGCGAGTCGCAATCTTCTCGGGCAACATTCGCTCGGCCAGGATTGCTTCCGTCTTTTACACTACGCCGGAAAA gtcaCCTATTCCGTGAACGGATTTTTAGACAAGAACAAGGACTTTCTCTATCGGGATTTATCTCAGGCGATGTACTCGTGCGATCATCCGCTTCTCAAGACCCTATTCCCCGAAGGTACAAAAAAGCatattaattatataataCAAgctaatgatgatgatgatgatgatgcac cAACAGCGTTTGAACCCAGCAACAGAATAGACCCAGCTCTGCCAT GTGATCCCGAGCATCCGTCGTTGAAACGGCCGCCGACTGCGGGTTTTCAGTTCAAGGCGTCCGTTGGAGAATTGATGAAGAATCTCATGGCGAAGAATCCGAATTATATTCGCTGTATCAAGCCGAACGAACGCAAGCAGGCTCTTGTGTTCGACGAGAGTTTGATATTGCATCAAGTCCGTTATCTCgg GCTCATGGAGAACGTCAAAGTTCGTCGCGCTGGTTTCGCGTATCGGCATCAGTACGATCAGATGCTCATGCGCTATAAAATGCTCGGCGGTCCGAAAACGTGGCCCAAGTGGGTCGGACATCCCAAGGAGGGCGTTCGGCATCTGCTCAAGACGCTCGGCGTGAAAAAAGGCGAATACGCGTTCGGAAGAACGAAGATATTTATCAGAAATCCGGCCACG CTTTTCGATTTGGAAGATaggcgacgagcgaaaatgCACGATCTCGCTACGCTCATACAAAAAGTCTTCAAAGGCTGGCTCCAGTGGCGACAG TATCAAGAGATGCGCTACGCTGCTACGGTCATAGCCAGCGTGTGGAAGGGCTATCAG GATCGTACCCGTTACAATTCGCTGAGAAACGCGTCTATAGTGATGCAGTCCGTGTGGAGAGGATGGCTT GCTCGTAGGGAATATCGAGCGATTATTTTCGAAATTCGAGCCTCTTGGGCTGTGGGCATCATAGCGAAGTTCTACTACGGGTGGAAG GTTCGGAAAGAATATCGAAAGAAATTCCGAGCGATTGCCGGTCCCAAAGTAATCCGCTACTTACGGAAATACATC CGCTATCGTTTCCTTACGCGTCTCGCCGACAATCTTCCGTCTAAAGCGCCCTTCGACCGAAAGTGGCCGCCTTGCAATCCCTACTTCCAAGAGGCGAGTTCATCGCTTCGAGAAATTCATCACCGTTGGAGG TGTAAACTCTATCGCGAACGATTTAAAACGAACCCCGCGTTGAAACTCGTCTACGTCGAAAAACTCCAAGCGAGTCAGACGTTCAACGGCAAAAAGGCGTCGTACGCGGAGAG CGTTTCCCAACCGTTTCGAGGCGACTACGTCGGTTTGAAGAACGATCGCGCGTGGAACGAATTGGCGGCGAGTCTCAACGAAACGCGCGTTGTCTGGGCCGACTTGGTCATGAAAGTGAATCGTACGAATGGAAAG ACCGTCCAACGAATTCTCGTTATAACGACTcagtcgtttttcgttctcgacgCTCGATCGCTCAGGCTTTTCTATCGCGTTTCGTTGGCGCATTTGGCGCGCGTTTCCGTGTCTCAGCtcgccgacgattttttcgtctttcatGTCACGAAAGAGGAGGCGGCGAAAAAGGGCGATTACATTTTTCAAAATCATCACGTGGTTGAGATcgtgacgaagacgaggcgAGCCGTGCTCGCTTTGAGCAAACGAAATCTCGCCGTTCAAATCGCGAATAA atttGAGGCGAATTTGGGAAATTCTCCCGTGCTGGTGCAATTCTCTCCCGGTGGATCCGAGCCGCTTCCGGCACCCGTTTGTAAGCGTAGAGGTCAACAACTTGACATTTTAGTTTAG
- the LOC136194267 gene encoding unconventional myosin-Ia-like isoform X2, translating into MSDEKESGPGSGQYSHLLDEIVGVGDAVLLSTLTEDAFVANLKKRYEAKEIYTYIGNVVVSVNPYKKLKLYSPELMNEYRSRNLFELPPHIYAVADDAYRSMRDHNRDQCIIISGESGAGKTEASKIIMQYVAVVSEKGKDVDQVKKQLLQSNPVLEAFGNAKTNRNDNSSRFGKYMDLEFDFQGNPVGGVITNYLLEKSRVVRQAKGERNFHIFYLLLSCDNEKLLNDLNLVPEPTSYNFLKNDSPPSVNDDDKKEFQLTLNAMNVVGFSDDDVCVVFQLIASILHLGNVAFESVSRPNGIEGCKLAKSTTTNSFSDACALLRADKNRLQKSFTLKKVETRWETVEKSLTKAEAAYVRDALCKAIYDRLFNWLVQRINSSIKIKGKTKKKIIGVLDIYGFEVFDTNSFEQFIINYCNEKLQQVFIELTLRCEQDEYVREGIEWEHVDYFDNSVICDLVDNPKTGVLTLLDDDCLRPGNPTDLAFLRKLNQKCISHAHYESRASRNLLGQHSLGQDCFRLLHYAGKVTYSVNGFLDKNKDFLYRDLSQAMYSCDHPLLKTLFPEATAFEPSNRIDPALPCDPEHPSLKRPPTAGFQFKASVGELMKNLMAKNPNYIRCIKPNERKQALVFDESLILHQVRYLGLMENVKVRRAGFAYRHQYDQMLMRYKMLGGPKTWPKWVGHPKEGVRHLLKTLGVKKGEYAFGRTKIFIRNPATLFDLEDRRRAKMHDLATLIQKVFKGWLQWRQYQEMRYAATVIASVWKGYQDRTRYNSLRNASIVMQSVWRGWLARREYRAIIFEIRASWAVGIIAKFYYGWKVRKEYRKKFRAIAGPKVIRYLRKYIRYRFLTRLADNLPSKAPFDRKWPPCNPYFQEASSSLREIHHRWRCKLYRERFKTNPALKLVYVEKLQASQTFNGKKASYAESVSQPFRGDYVGLKNDRAWNELAASLNETRVVWADLVMKVNRTNGKTVQRILVITTQSFFVLDARSLRLFYRVSLAHLARVSVSQLADDFFVFHVTKEEAAKKGDYIFQNHHVVEIVTKTRRAVLALSKRNLAVQIANKFEANLGNSPVLVQFSPGGSEPLPAPVCKRRGQQLDILV; encoded by the exons AtgagcgacgaaaaggaatCGGGACCCGGATCGGGTCAATATAGCCACTtgctcgacgaaatcgtcggcgtcggcgacgccgttctcCTTTCGACGCTCACCGAagacgcgttcgtcgcgaatttgaaaaagcgCTACGAAGCGAAGGAAATCTAC ACGTACATAGGaaatgtcgtcgtttcggtgaATCCGTACAAGAAATTGAAACTCTATTCGCCCGAGCTGATGAACGAGTATCGGAGTCGAAATCTATTCGAACTTCCGCCTCACAT CTACGCTGTGGCTGATGACGCCTATCGATCCATGAGAGATCACAATCGCGATCAGTGCATTATTATATCCGGGGAAAGTGGCGCTGGAAAAACCG AGGCGTCTAAGATTATAATGCAATATGTTGCTGTTGTGTCCGAGAAGGGAAAGGACGTTGATCAGGTGAAGAAACAGTTGCTTCAATCGAATCCCGTATTGGAGG cgTTTGGAAATGCGAAGACGAATCGAAACGAcaattcgtcgcgtttt GGGAAATACATGGACTTGGAGTTCGATTTTCAAGGAAATCCCGTAGGCGGAGTCATTACAAATT atttgctTGAAAAG tCGCGAGTCGTCCGTCAAGCCAAAGGAGAGCGAAATTTTCACATATTCTATCTTCTCCTCTCCTGTGACAATGAGAAATTACTAA ATGACCTGAACTTAGTCCCAGAGCCAACATCGTATAACTTCCTAAAGAACGATTCCCCACCAAGCGTCAATGATGACGATAAGAAAGAATTTCAACTGACACTA aATGCGATGAACGTTGTCGGTTttagtgacgacgacgtttgcgtcgtttttcagcTGATTGCGAGCATTCTTCACCTTGgcaacgtcgccttcgagTCCGTTTCTCGTCCGAACGGAATCGAAGGCTGCAAACtcgcaaaatcgacgacaacgaattCGTTTTCCGACGCGTGCGCGCTTCTTCGAGCCGACAAGAATCGACTCCAGAAGTCGTTCACGttgaaaaaagtcgaaacGCGATGGGAAACcgtcgaaaaatcgctcACAAAAGCCGAG gctgCCTATGTTCGAGACGCTCTTTGCAAGGCGATTTACGATAGGCTTTTTAATTGGCTCGTGCAGAGAATTAATAGTAGTATTAAG ATTAAgggaaaaacgaagaagaaaattataGGCGTTTTGGACATTTACGGATTTGAAGTTTTTGAT ACTAACAGCTTCGAGCAATTTAtcattaattattgcaaCGAAAAATTGCAGCAGGTTTTCATCGAATTGACGCTTCGATGCGAGCAGGACGAATACGTTCGCGAG ggAATCGAATGGGAGCACGTGGACTATTTCGACAACTCAGTCATCTgcgatctcgtcgacaac CCTAAAACCGGCGTTCTGACTCTTCTCGATGACGACTGCCTTCGACCGGGAAat CCTACTGATTTGGCTTTCTTGAGAAAATTGAATCAGAAGTGCATCTCCCACGCTCACTACGAAAGTCGAGCGAGTCGCAATCTTCTCGGGCAACATTCGCTCGGCCAGGATTGCTTCCGTCTTTTACACTACGCCGGAAAA gtcaCCTATTCCGTGAACGGATTTTTAGACAAGAACAAGGACTTTCTCTATCGGGATTTATCTCAGGCGATGTACTCGTGCGATCATCCGCTTCTCAAGACCCTATTCCCCGAAG cAACAGCGTTTGAACCCAGCAACAGAATAGACCCAGCTCTGCCAT GTGATCCCGAGCATCCGTCGTTGAAACGGCCGCCGACTGCGGGTTTTCAGTTCAAGGCGTCCGTTGGAGAATTGATGAAGAATCTCATGGCGAAGAATCCGAATTATATTCGCTGTATCAAGCCGAACGAACGCAAGCAGGCTCTTGTGTTCGACGAGAGTTTGATATTGCATCAAGTCCGTTATCTCgg GCTCATGGAGAACGTCAAAGTTCGTCGCGCTGGTTTCGCGTATCGGCATCAGTACGATCAGATGCTCATGCGCTATAAAATGCTCGGCGGTCCGAAAACGTGGCCCAAGTGGGTCGGACATCCCAAGGAGGGCGTTCGGCATCTGCTCAAGACGCTCGGCGTGAAAAAAGGCGAATACGCGTTCGGAAGAACGAAGATATTTATCAGAAATCCGGCCACG CTTTTCGATTTGGAAGATaggcgacgagcgaaaatgCACGATCTCGCTACGCTCATACAAAAAGTCTTCAAAGGCTGGCTCCAGTGGCGACAG TATCAAGAGATGCGCTACGCTGCTACGGTCATAGCCAGCGTGTGGAAGGGCTATCAG GATCGTACCCGTTACAATTCGCTGAGAAACGCGTCTATAGTGATGCAGTCCGTGTGGAGAGGATGGCTT GCTCGTAGGGAATATCGAGCGATTATTTTCGAAATTCGAGCCTCTTGGGCTGTGGGCATCATAGCGAAGTTCTACTACGGGTGGAAG GTTCGGAAAGAATATCGAAAGAAATTCCGAGCGATTGCCGGTCCCAAAGTAATCCGCTACTTACGGAAATACATC CGCTATCGTTTCCTTACGCGTCTCGCCGACAATCTTCCGTCTAAAGCGCCCTTCGACCGAAAGTGGCCGCCTTGCAATCCCTACTTCCAAGAGGCGAGTTCATCGCTTCGAGAAATTCATCACCGTTGGAGG TGTAAACTCTATCGCGAACGATTTAAAACGAACCCCGCGTTGAAACTCGTCTACGTCGAAAAACTCCAAGCGAGTCAGACGTTCAACGGCAAAAAGGCGTCGTACGCGGAGAG CGTTTCCCAACCGTTTCGAGGCGACTACGTCGGTTTGAAGAACGATCGCGCGTGGAACGAATTGGCGGCGAGTCTCAACGAAACGCGCGTTGTCTGGGCCGACTTGGTCATGAAAGTGAATCGTACGAATGGAAAG ACCGTCCAACGAATTCTCGTTATAACGACTcagtcgtttttcgttctcgacgCTCGATCGCTCAGGCTTTTCTATCGCGTTTCGTTGGCGCATTTGGCGCGCGTTTCCGTGTCTCAGCtcgccgacgattttttcgtctttcatGTCACGAAAGAGGAGGCGGCGAAAAAGGGCGATTACATTTTTCAAAATCATCACGTGGTTGAGATcgtgacgaagacgaggcgAGCCGTGCTCGCTTTGAGCAAACGAAATCTCGCCGTTCAAATCGCGAATAA atttGAGGCGAATTTGGGAAATTCTCCCGTGCTGGTGCAATTCTCTCCCGGTGGATCCGAGCCGCTTCCGGCACCCGTTTGTAAGCGTAGAGGTCAACAACTTGACATTTTAGTTTAG
- the LOC136194267 gene encoding unconventional myosin-Ia-like isoform X3, translated as MSDEKESGPGSGQYSHLLDEIVGVGDAVLLSTLTEDAFVANLKKRYEAKEIYTYIGNVVVSVNPYKKLKLYSPELMNEYRSRNLFELPPHIYAVADDAYRSMRDHNRDQCIIISGESGAGKTEASKIIMQYVAVVSEKGKDVDQVKKQLLQSNPVLEAFGNAKTNRNDNSSRFGKYMDLEFDFQGNPVGGVITNYLLEKSRVVRQAKGERNFHIFYLLLSCDNEKLLNDLNLVPEPTSYNFLKNDSPPSVNDDDKKEFQLTLNAMNVVGFSDDDVCVVFQLIASILHLGNVAFESVSRPNGIEGCKLAKSTTTNSFSDACALLRADKNRLQKSFTLKKVETRWETVEKSLTKAEAAYVRDALCKAIYDRLFNWLVQRINSSIKIKGKTKKKIIGVLDIYGFEVFDTNSFEQFIINYCNEKLQQVFIELTLRCEQDEYVREGIEWEHVDYFDNSVICDLVDNPKTGVLTLLDDDCLRPGNPTDLAFLRKLNQKCISHAHYESRASRNLLGQHSLGQDCFRLLHYAGKVTYSVNGFLDKNKDFLYRDLSQAMYSCDHPLLKTLFPEGDPEHPSLKRPPTAGFQFKASVGELMKNLMAKNPNYIRCIKPNERKQALVFDESLILHQVRYLGLMENVKVRRAGFAYRHQYDQMLMRYKMLGGPKTWPKWVGHPKEGVRHLLKTLGVKKGEYAFGRTKIFIRNPATLFDLEDRRRAKMHDLATLIQKVFKGWLQWRQYQEMRYAATVIASVWKGYQDRTRYNSLRNASIVMQSVWRGWLARREYRAIIFEIRASWAVGIIAKFYYGWKVRKEYRKKFRAIAGPKVIRYLRKYIRYRFLTRLADNLPSKAPFDRKWPPCNPYFQEASSSLREIHHRWRCKLYRERFKTNPALKLVYVEKLQASQTFNGKKASYAESVSQPFRGDYVGLKNDRAWNELAASLNETRVVWADLVMKVNRTNGKTVQRILVITTQSFFVLDARSLRLFYRVSLAHLARVSVSQLADDFFVFHVTKEEAAKKGDYIFQNHHVVEIVTKTRRAVLALSKRNLAVQIANKFEANLGNSPVLVQFSPGGSEPLPAPVCKRRGQQLDILV; from the exons AtgagcgacgaaaaggaatCGGGACCCGGATCGGGTCAATATAGCCACTtgctcgacgaaatcgtcggcgtcggcgacgccgttctcCTTTCGACGCTCACCGAagacgcgttcgtcgcgaatttgaaaaagcgCTACGAAGCGAAGGAAATCTAC ACGTACATAGGaaatgtcgtcgtttcggtgaATCCGTACAAGAAATTGAAACTCTATTCGCCCGAGCTGATGAACGAGTATCGGAGTCGAAATCTATTCGAACTTCCGCCTCACAT CTACGCTGTGGCTGATGACGCCTATCGATCCATGAGAGATCACAATCGCGATCAGTGCATTATTATATCCGGGGAAAGTGGCGCTGGAAAAACCG AGGCGTCTAAGATTATAATGCAATATGTTGCTGTTGTGTCCGAGAAGGGAAAGGACGTTGATCAGGTGAAGAAACAGTTGCTTCAATCGAATCCCGTATTGGAGG cgTTTGGAAATGCGAAGACGAATCGAAACGAcaattcgtcgcgtttt GGGAAATACATGGACTTGGAGTTCGATTTTCAAGGAAATCCCGTAGGCGGAGTCATTACAAATT atttgctTGAAAAG tCGCGAGTCGTCCGTCAAGCCAAAGGAGAGCGAAATTTTCACATATTCTATCTTCTCCTCTCCTGTGACAATGAGAAATTACTAA ATGACCTGAACTTAGTCCCAGAGCCAACATCGTATAACTTCCTAAAGAACGATTCCCCACCAAGCGTCAATGATGACGATAAGAAAGAATTTCAACTGACACTA aATGCGATGAACGTTGTCGGTTttagtgacgacgacgtttgcgtcgtttttcagcTGATTGCGAGCATTCTTCACCTTGgcaacgtcgccttcgagTCCGTTTCTCGTCCGAACGGAATCGAAGGCTGCAAACtcgcaaaatcgacgacaacgaattCGTTTTCCGACGCGTGCGCGCTTCTTCGAGCCGACAAGAATCGACTCCAGAAGTCGTTCACGttgaaaaaagtcgaaacGCGATGGGAAACcgtcgaaaaatcgctcACAAAAGCCGAG gctgCCTATGTTCGAGACGCTCTTTGCAAGGCGATTTACGATAGGCTTTTTAATTGGCTCGTGCAGAGAATTAATAGTAGTATTAAG ATTAAgggaaaaacgaagaagaaaattataGGCGTTTTGGACATTTACGGATTTGAAGTTTTTGAT ACTAACAGCTTCGAGCAATTTAtcattaattattgcaaCGAAAAATTGCAGCAGGTTTTCATCGAATTGACGCTTCGATGCGAGCAGGACGAATACGTTCGCGAG ggAATCGAATGGGAGCACGTGGACTATTTCGACAACTCAGTCATCTgcgatctcgtcgacaac CCTAAAACCGGCGTTCTGACTCTTCTCGATGACGACTGCCTTCGACCGGGAAat CCTACTGATTTGGCTTTCTTGAGAAAATTGAATCAGAAGTGCATCTCCCACGCTCACTACGAAAGTCGAGCGAGTCGCAATCTTCTCGGGCAACATTCGCTCGGCCAGGATTGCTTCCGTCTTTTACACTACGCCGGAAAA gtcaCCTATTCCGTGAACGGATTTTTAGACAAGAACAAGGACTTTCTCTATCGGGATTTATCTCAGGCGATGTACTCGTGCGATCATCCGCTTCTCAAGACCCTATTCCCCGAAG GTGATCCCGAGCATCCGTCGTTGAAACGGCCGCCGACTGCGGGTTTTCAGTTCAAGGCGTCCGTTGGAGAATTGATGAAGAATCTCATGGCGAAGAATCCGAATTATATTCGCTGTATCAAGCCGAACGAACGCAAGCAGGCTCTTGTGTTCGACGAGAGTTTGATATTGCATCAAGTCCGTTATCTCgg GCTCATGGAGAACGTCAAAGTTCGTCGCGCTGGTTTCGCGTATCGGCATCAGTACGATCAGATGCTCATGCGCTATAAAATGCTCGGCGGTCCGAAAACGTGGCCCAAGTGGGTCGGACATCCCAAGGAGGGCGTTCGGCATCTGCTCAAGACGCTCGGCGTGAAAAAAGGCGAATACGCGTTCGGAAGAACGAAGATATTTATCAGAAATCCGGCCACG CTTTTCGATTTGGAAGATaggcgacgagcgaaaatgCACGATCTCGCTACGCTCATACAAAAAGTCTTCAAAGGCTGGCTCCAGTGGCGACAG TATCAAGAGATGCGCTACGCTGCTACGGTCATAGCCAGCGTGTGGAAGGGCTATCAG GATCGTACCCGTTACAATTCGCTGAGAAACGCGTCTATAGTGATGCAGTCCGTGTGGAGAGGATGGCTT GCTCGTAGGGAATATCGAGCGATTATTTTCGAAATTCGAGCCTCTTGGGCTGTGGGCATCATAGCGAAGTTCTACTACGGGTGGAAG GTTCGGAAAGAATATCGAAAGAAATTCCGAGCGATTGCCGGTCCCAAAGTAATCCGCTACTTACGGAAATACATC CGCTATCGTTTCCTTACGCGTCTCGCCGACAATCTTCCGTCTAAAGCGCCCTTCGACCGAAAGTGGCCGCCTTGCAATCCCTACTTCCAAGAGGCGAGTTCATCGCTTCGAGAAATTCATCACCGTTGGAGG TGTAAACTCTATCGCGAACGATTTAAAACGAACCCCGCGTTGAAACTCGTCTACGTCGAAAAACTCCAAGCGAGTCAGACGTTCAACGGCAAAAAGGCGTCGTACGCGGAGAG CGTTTCCCAACCGTTTCGAGGCGACTACGTCGGTTTGAAGAACGATCGCGCGTGGAACGAATTGGCGGCGAGTCTCAACGAAACGCGCGTTGTCTGGGCCGACTTGGTCATGAAAGTGAATCGTACGAATGGAAAG ACCGTCCAACGAATTCTCGTTATAACGACTcagtcgtttttcgttctcgacgCTCGATCGCTCAGGCTTTTCTATCGCGTTTCGTTGGCGCATTTGGCGCGCGTTTCCGTGTCTCAGCtcgccgacgattttttcgtctttcatGTCACGAAAGAGGAGGCGGCGAAAAAGGGCGATTACATTTTTCAAAATCATCACGTGGTTGAGATcgtgacgaagacgaggcgAGCCGTGCTCGCTTTGAGCAAACGAAATCTCGCCGTTCAAATCGCGAATAA atttGAGGCGAATTTGGGAAATTCTCCCGTGCTGGTGCAATTCTCTCCCGGTGGATCCGAGCCGCTTCCGGCACCCGTTTGTAAGCGTAGAGGTCAACAACTTGACATTTTAGTTTAG